Proteins from a genomic interval of Crassostrea angulata isolate pt1a10 chromosome 7, ASM2561291v2, whole genome shotgun sequence:
- the LOC128156900 gene encoding tyramine receptor 1-like — translation MLSIWSHKCRTNALREKRILIMTVDTILFLILTGVYIVFGGLGNAAILTVYARRKDSYNQHFFIKTLAALDLFICVVVIPYTIVYELHRVHNDVICRLMETIRHIAILTGNSVLCAIAFERYIAICHPMRKLNQHAVRKIMIFLTIVTCVFSSPSPTIFTVTGNGVDSYEVHVGTYCQFTTEILGILGTSIYQGALALLCLSGILSILVLYALIYRRLLQRVLLRRRNMSRPITPNKYVVRKVKEGKDSRDEPMDEQCSNENEVVLCLVENEAVLEQKRSPQQKVLFEKKSTNSRNEYEDIEFESRSKENPCETCIYVNKDNKLRNSDYHSKPNGHKNHYPKNKRNKSRSRMKPNIRRKTSIMLFVCSIIYILTWTPFWLDVFNVTQSLVLRYMFFIGHACNPVVYGIINNQVRSDVIKLFKRR, via the coding sequence ATGCTATCGATTTGGTCTCACAAATGTAGAACAAATGCTCTCCGGGAAAAACGAATATTAATCATGACTGTGGATACGATCTTGTTTCTTATCCTCACCGGTGTTTATATAGTTTTCGGCGGCCTCGGGAACGCTGCCATACTGACCGTCTACGCCAGGCGAAAGGACTCTTACAACCAGCATTTCTTCATAAAGACCCTGGCAGCACTGGATCTGTTCATCTGTGTGGTGGTCATTCCTTACACGATTGTGTACGAGCTTCATCGCGTGCACAATGACGTCATCTGTAGGTTGATGGAAACAATACGTCATATTGCCATTCTGACGGGGAATTCTGTTCTTTGTGCTATTGCATTTGAAAGATATATTGCCATCTGTCATCCAATGAGAAAACTCAACCAACACGCTGTGCGTAAAATCATGATATTTCTTACGATCGTTACTTGCGTATTTTCGTCTCCTTCTCCGACAATATTCACTGTAACAGGAAATGGAGTCGACTCCtatgaagtacatgtaggtaCCTATTGTCAATTCACTACAGAAATACTAGGAATATTGGGTACGAGTATCTACCAAGGCGCCTTGGCTTTACTATGTTTGTCTGGGATTCTGAGCATACTTGTACTTTACGCCCTGATATATAGGAGACTGTTACAGCGAGTTCTTCTTAGGAGGCGCAACATGTCCAGGCCCATCACGCCTAATAAATACGTCGTGAGGAAAGTTAAGGAAGGGAAAGATTCGAGAGATGAACCCATGGATGAACAGTGTAGCAACGAAAATGAAGTTGTTTTATGCTTAGTTGAAAACGAAGCAGTATTGGAGCAAAAAAGATCTCCACAACAGAAAGTTTTGttcgaaaaaaaatcaacaaattctCGCAACGAATACGAAGACATCGAATTCGAATCCAGAAGTAAGGAAAACCCTTGTGAAACTTGCATATACGTTAATAAAGACAACAAACTGAGAAATTCTGATTATCATTCGAAACCCAACGGCCATAAAAATCACTACCctaaaaataaacgaaataAATCTCGTTCCAGAATGAAGCCAAACATCAGACGAAAAACGTCAATTATGTTGTTTGTGTGTTCAATCATTTACATACTTACGTGGACTCCTTTCTGGCTTGACGTCTTTAACGTCACACAGAGCCTCGTTCTGCGTTACATGTTCTTCATTGGGCATGCTTGTAATCCAGTCGTGTATGGAATTATAAACAATCAAGTAAGATCTGACGTCATCAAACTTTTCAAAAGACGATGA